In a single window of the Elaeis guineensis isolate ETL-2024a chromosome 6, EG11, whole genome shotgun sequence genome:
- the LOC105060078 gene encoding endo-1,4-beta-xylanase 1, with amino-acid sequence MADRHSSSAYTIEEANTRCIGDGDENIILNPQFDDGLNNWSGRGCKIALHDSMGDGKILPLSGKSFASATERTQNWNGIQQEITGRVQRKLAYEVTAVVRIFGNAATADVRVTLWVQPANGREQYIGIAKSQVTDKDWMQLQGKFLLNGVASKAVIFIEGPPAGTDILLDSLVVKHAEKLPPSTPPDFENVVYGVNIIDNSNLSDGLNGWFPFGSCTLNIANGSPHVFPPMAKDSLGPQEPLSGRYILVTNRTQTWMGPAQTITDKLELYLTYQVSAWVRVGSQRNGPQDISVALGIDSNWVNGGQVKAYDDRWYEIGGSFRIEKKPSRVIVYVQGPSSGVDLMVAGLQIFPVDRKARFKHLKKQTEVVRKRDVVVKVSGSDTDIPWGAFVKVKQIQNSFPLGSCINRTNIDNEDFVDFFVKNFNWAVFGNELKWYWTEPQQGKFNYTDADELLDLCEKNGIEARGHCIFWAVDSVVQSWIKSLNKNDLMTAIQNRLNGLLTRYKGKFRHYDVNNEMLHGSFYQDRLGKDIRAYMFKTANQLDPSATLFVNDYNVERGNDTRASPEMYIEQILGLQDQGAPVGGIGLQGHIDYPVGPVVCSALDKLGVLGLPIWFTELDVSSDNEYVRADDLEVMLREAYAHPAVEGIMLWGFWELFMRNNGHLVNAEGDVNEAGRRYLALKQEWISHSQGHIDGQGEFKFRGFHGTYTVEIITLTKKFSQTFTVDKGDSSLVLNINL; translated from the exons ATGGCCGACAGACACAGCAGCAGCGCCTATACGATTGAG GAAGCAAACACAAGGTGCATAGGTGATGGAGATGAGAACATCATACTGAACCCTCAATTCGACGATGGCCTGAACAATTGGTCTGGAAGGGGATGCAAGATTGCTCTACATGATTCAATGGGAGATGGAAAAATACTCCCACTGAGTGGCAAATCCTTTGCTTCTGCAACCGAACGCACTCAAAACTGGAATGGAATTCAGCAGGAGATCACTGGCAGGGTGCAAAGAAAGCTTGCTTATGAGGTCACCGCAGTTGTGAGGATTTTCGGGAATGCTGCTACTGCTGATGTGCGAGTAACTCTATGGGTTCAACCAGCAAATGGCCGCGAACAATACATAGGAATTGCTAA GTCGCAAGTGACCGATAAGGATTGGATGCAGTTGCAAGGGAAGTTTCTTCTGAATGGTGTTGCTTCAAAAGCTGTCATATTTATAGAAGGGCCGCCTGCTGGCACGGATATTCTTCTCGACAGTTTAGTAGTTAAACATGCAGAAAAGCTCCCACCATCAACTCCACCTGATTTTGAG AATGTTGTCTATGGAGTCAACATAATCGACAACAGCAATCTCAGTGATGGCCTAAATGGGTGGTTTCCTTTTGGTTCATGCACTCTAAACATCGCTAATGGCTCACCTCATGTGTTTCCTCCAATGGCAAAGGACTCTCTTGGACCACAGGAACCTTTAAGTGGTCGCTATATTCTTGTAACAAATCGCACGCAGACCTGGATGGGCCCTGCTCAAACAATCACTGACAAGCTGGAGTTGTATCTGACATACCAAGTATCAGCTTGGGTCCGAGTTGGTTCTCAAAGAAATGGTCCTCAGGATATCAGTGTTGCTCTAGGTATAGATAGCAATTGGGTCAATGGAGGCCAGGTTAAAGCTTATGATGATAGATGGTACGAAATTGGGGGATCATTTAGGATTGAAAAGAAACCTTCCAGAGTCATAGTTTATGTTCAGGGTCCCTCATCAGGAGTCGATCTCATGGTTGCAGGGCTTCAGATATTTCCTGTTGACAGGAAAGCAAGATTTAAGCATTTAAAGAAACAGACAGAAGTG GTACGAAAGCGAGATGTTGTAGTAAAAGTTTCAGGATCAGATACTGACATTCCATGGGGAGCATTTGTGAAAGTCAAACAAATACAGAACAGTTTCCCCTTGGGATCATGTATTAATCGAACAAACATTGATAACGAAGACTTTGTCGATTTCTTTGTAAAGAATTTCAATTGGGCAGTGTTTGGCAATGAGCTCAAGTGGTACTGGACAGAGCCACAGCAAGGAAAATTTAACTACACTGATGCTGATGAGCTCTTGGATTTGTGTGAGAAGAATGGCATAGAGGCTAGAGGCCACTGTATCTTCTGGGCAGTCGATAGCGTCGTCCAATCCTGGATTAAATCTTTAAACAAGAATGATCTAATGACAGCCATTCAGAACCGTCTGAACGGTCTACTTACGAGGTACAAGGGAAAATTCAGACACTATGATGTGAATAATGAGATGCTTCATGGTTCTTTCTATCAAGATAGGCTGGGAAAGGATATCAGAGCTTACATGTTTAAGACTGCCAATCAACTCGATCCCTCTGCCACCCTCTTCGTGAATGATTACAATGTGGAGCGTGGTAATGATACTAGAGCATCTCCTGAGATGTATATAGAGCAAATCCTTGGTCTCCAGGACCAAGGTGCACCAGTTGGAGGAATTGGACTACAGGGGCACATAGATTATCCAGTTGGGCCAGTTGTATGCTCTGCATTGGATAAGTTGGGGGTACTTGGTCTTCCAATCTGGTTTACTGAATTGGATGTCTCATCAGACAATGAGTATGTTCGAGCCGATGACTTGGAGGTCATGCTTCGGGAGGCCTATGCACATCCTGCAGTAGAAGGCATCATGCTGTGGGGGTTCTGGGAGCTGTTTATGAGGAACAATGGGCACTTGGTTAATGCTGAAGGTGATGTTAATGAAGCTGGTAGAAGGTACCTGGCTTTGAAGCAAGAGTGGATTTCTCATTCTCAGGGTCACATCGATGGACAAGGAGAATTCAAATTCAGAGGCTTTCATGGCACTTACACTGTTGAGATCATCACCTTAACAAAGAAGTTCTCTCAGACGTTCACCGTCGACAAAGGGGATTCTTCTTTGGTGCTGAACATTAACTTATGA